One genomic region from Salvia hispanica cultivar TCC Black 2014 chromosome 2, UniMelb_Shisp_WGS_1.0, whole genome shotgun sequence encodes:
- the LOC125207161 gene encoding inner membrane protein PPF-1, chloroplastic, with protein MMSSFLHSTAQNLLLSPFLGRTRDLTPVSGRARFSNYTSQKPSLRSRNFGIVRCGLGQVPFPDPENADFLIKDLFGRVEGLLYTVADAAVSSSDAVSTTKQNSDWLSGITNAMEVVLKVLKDGLSTLHVPYAYGFAIILLTILVKAATFPLTKKQVESAMSMQSLAPQIKAIQERYAGDQERIQLETARLYKLAGINPLAGCLPTLATIPIWIGLYRALSNVADEGLLTEGFFWIPSLSGPTTVAARQTGSGTSWLFPFIDGHPPLGWSDTLAYLVLPVLLVVSQYISVQIMQPPQSNDPNVKSSQAITKLLPLMIGYFALSVPSGLSLYWLTNNILSTGQQVWLRKLGGAKSPKPIIDDSIEKKPIQTLNSISVAPPAKKVVEKEEKRTPEGLRPGERFKQLKEQEARKKRQREEEIRKAEEAAANGLQITNGKVNKEITSLEGEASSSNIDGISVNGNNVKSESKDDEKSSAVREENPGILDDRKNERSNLHMDKNIEKD; from the exons ATGATGTCGAGTTTTCTTCATTCAACCGCACAGAATTTGTTGTTGTCTCCGTTTTTAGGCCGGACGAGGGATCTAACTCCTGTTTCCGGTAGGGCCCGTTTCAGCAATTATACGTCTCAGAAACCCTCACTGAGGAGCCGCAATTTCGGGATCGTCCGTTGCGGTTTGGGCCAGGTTCCATTTCCGGACCCCGAAAATGCTGACTTTTTAATCAAGGATTTGTTTGGTAGAGTTGAAGGGCTTCTATACACTGTTGCTGATGCTGCTGTGAGTTCTTCCGATGCAGTTAGTACAACCAAGCAGAATAGTGATTGGCTTTCTGGGATTACGAATGCCATGGAAGTTGTTTTGAAG GTTCTTAAAGACGGGCTTTCCACTCTGCATGTTCCCTATGCTTATGGTTTTGCTATCATTTTACTGACGATACTCGTTAAGGCTGCCACTTTTCCTTTGACAAAGAAACag GTGGAATCAGCAATGTCCATGCAGTCTTTGGCACCTCAAATAAAAGCTATTCAGGAACGATATGCTGGTGATCAG GAGAGGATTCAACTCGAAACAGCTCGGTTGTACAAGCTAGCTGGTATAAATCCATTGGCAG GATGTCTTCCTACACTTGCCACTATTCCTATATGGATTGGGCTTTACAGAGCTCTTTCTAATGTAGCTGATGAG GGATTATTAACGGAAGGCTTCTTCTGGATACCCTCACTATCTGGTCCAACAACTGTTGCTGCTAGGCAAACTGGTAGTGGTACCTCTTGGCTATTCCCCTTCATT GATGGTCATCCCCCCCTTGGGTGGTCAGATACTTTGGCATATCTTGTCTTGCCTGTTCTACTGGTTGTCTCTCAATATATCTCTGTACAGATCATGCAACCTCCACAG AGTAATGATCCTAATGTCAAAAGTTCTCAAGCCATAACAAAGTTGCTACCATTGATGATTGGATATTTTGCCCTCTCGGTTCCTTCTGGTTTAAGCCTTTACTG GCTTACAAACAACATCCTGAGTACGGGGCAGCAGGTATGGCTGCGTAAATTGGGTGGTGCAAAAAGTCCTAAGCCAATTATTGATGACAGTATAGAAAAGAAGCCTATCCAAACATTAAATTCCATCTCTGTGGCACCACCAGCCAAAAAGGTGgttgagaaagaagagaaacgGACTCCAGAAGGGCTTCGTCCGGGTGAAAG GTTTAAACAACTAAAGGAGCAAGAAGCTCGAAAAAAAAGGCAAAGAGAGGAAGAGATCAGGAAGGCTGAGGAGGCAGCAGCTAATGGACTTCAGATTACAAATGGcaaagtaaataaagaaatcaCTTCACTTGAAGGGGAGGCTAGTTCTTCGAACATAGATGGCATTTCTGTGAACGGTAACAATGTCAAGTCAGAATCAAAGGATGATGAGAAGTCATCTGCTGTTAGGGAAGAAAATCCTGGTATTTTAGATGATCGCAAGAATGAAAGAAGTAATCTGCATATGGACAAAAACATTGAGAAG GATTGA
- the LOC125207850 gene encoding probable pectate lyase 5, with protein sequence MGTQILMFTLLALLAPKFTFSSPVPDPELIVQEVNEKINASRRNLGFLSCGTGNPIDDCWRCDPNWEKNRQRLADCAIGFGKHATGGRDGKIYVVTDSGDHAVNPKPGTLRYGVIQNEPLWIIFARDMVIRLKQELMVNSFKTIDGRGASVHIAGGPCITVQYVTNVIIHGLNIHDCKQGGNAYVRDSPDHYGWRTVSDGDGVSIFGGSHVWVDHCSLSNCRDGLIDAIHGSTAITISNNYLTHHNKVMLLGHSDSYKQDKNMQVTIAFNHFGEGLVQRMPRCRHGYFHVVNNDYTHWEMYAIGGSASPTINSQGNRFLAPDREDNKEVTKHEDAPESEWKRWNWRSEGDLMLNGAFFTLSGAGASSNYAKASSLSARPSSLVGTITGGSGSLNCRKGKRC encoded by the exons ATGGGAACTCAAATTCTCATGTTCACGCTACTTGCATTATTAGCTCCTAAATTCACATTCTCTTCACCAGTCCCTGACCCTGAGCTCATAGTACAAGAAGTTAATGA GAAAATCAATGCCTCCAGAAGGAACCTGGGGTTCCTGTCCTGCGGGACAGGCAATCCCATCGACGACTGCTGGCGGTGTGACCCAAACTGGGAAAAGAATCGCCAGCGTCTGGCAGACTGCGCGATCGGGTTCGGGAAGCACGCGACCGGGGGCCGCGACGGCAAGATCTACGTGGTGACAGACTCTGGGGACCACGCGGTGAATCCGAAGCCGGGCACCCTTCGGTACGGGGTGATCCAGAACGAGCCACTGTGGATCATATTCGCGCGGGACATGGTGATCCGGCTGAAGCAGGAGCTAATGGTGAACTCTTTCAAGACGATCGACGGGCGCGGGGCGAGCGTGCACATCGCGGGCGGCCCCTGCATCACGGTCCAATACGTGACCAACGTGATCATCCACGGCCTCAACATCCACGACTGCAAGCAGGGCGGGAACGCCTACGTCCGGGACTCGCCCGACCACTACGGGTGGCGGACGGTCTCGGACGGCGACGGCGTCTCCATTTTTGGCGGGAGCCACGTGTGGGTGGACCACTGCTCCCTCTCTAACTGCCGAGACGGCCTCATCGACGCCATACACGGCTCCACCGCCATCACCATCTCAAACAACTACCTCACGCACCACAACAAGGTCATGCTGCTCGGCCACAGCGACAGCTACAAGCAAGATAAGAACATGCAAGTCACCATTGCCTTCAACCATTTCGGAGAAGGCCTCGTGCAGAGGATGCCAAG GTGCAGGCACGGATATTTTCATGTGGTGAACAACGATTACACGCATTGGGAAATGTACGCAATTGGCGGGAGCGCATCCCCTACCATCAACAGCCAGGGAAACCGCTTTCTCGCTCCAGACAGGGAAGACAATAAGGAGGTTACTAAGCACGAGGATGCGCCAGAGAGTGAGTGGAAGAGGTGGAATTGGAGATCGGAAGGGGACCTAATGCTGAACGGGGCCTTCTTCACGTTGTCGGGTGCAGGGGCATCGTCTAATTATGCAAAGGCCTCGAGTTTAAGTGCGCGACCTTCGTCATTAGTGGGAACCATCACCGGAGGGTCCGGTTCCCTCAACTGTAGGAAAGGCAAACGCTGctga